From Camelus dromedarius isolate mCamDro1 chromosome X, mCamDro1.pat, whole genome shotgun sequence, one genomic window encodes:
- the FMR1NB gene encoding LOW QUALITY PROTEIN: FMR1 neighbor protein (The sequence of the model RefSeq protein was modified relative to this genomic sequence to represent the inferred CDS: substituted 1 base at 1 genomic stop codon), with translation FSXGFLNSLSPSKSILWSNETANGQSLEKTSVWGAVFSFFFPTTCIPKENQVVKPCNRLRDFNESECLRNKCCYSSVKTSNFTCFAPLKDKPTQMFRMFGFVVISIISLGCLPIYCCSFCRRSRWANPLRRKVSRLLKGLKKQRSKLKRDAEMLGAEMDEEGLDDEKEETKGMKAQVHGVFGALQIVQDGSNFDLDVKSEELTTQVKESGFILWTEGNQ, from the exons TTTTCTTAAGGGTTCTTGAATTCATTGTCTCCAAGCAAGTCTATTCTGTGGAGCAATGAAACTGCTAATGGACAATCTCTGGAAAAAACTTCTGTCTGGGGAGCtgtgtttagttttttctttccaACAA CATGCATTCCAAAGGAGAATCAGGTGGTGAAGCCTTGCAATCGGCTGCGAGATTTTAATGAGAGTGAAtgtttgagaaataaatgctgtTATTCGTCAGTCAAGACCAGTAACTTCACCTGTTTTGCCCCACTAAAAGATA AGCCTACGCAGATGTTCCGGATGTTTGGGTTTGTTGTGATCAGCATAATCAGCCTGGGATGTCTGCCCATTTATTGCTGCTCTTTTTGCCGGAGGAG CAGATGGGCCAATCCTTTACGAAGGAAAGTCAGCAGACTTTTAAAGGGTTtgaagaaacaaagaagcaaactAAAGAGGGATGCTGAAATGTTAGGGGCAGAAATGGATGAGGAAGGATTAGATGATGAAAAGGAGGAGACCAAAG GTATGAAGGCCCAAGTGCATGGAGTATTTGGAGCACTACAAATAGTTCAGGATGGCAGCAACTTCGACTTAGATGTTAAATCAGAAGAACTTACAACCCAAGTTAAAGAGTCAGGTTTTATCCTGTGGACAGAAGGGAACCAATGA